A window from Cryobacterium sp. SO1 encodes these proteins:
- a CDS encoding Lrp/AsnC family transcriptional regulator — MDDLDGEIIGILRTDGRISFSALGAAVGLSTNAAAARVRKLEASGVIVGYRAVLADDSPLGPLGLEAFIDVRLRADADSETFLLAALAEPEVRDAAHVTGPYDYLLHVWVSDTTHLNELLHRLKSQAGAGQTQTRLALRPPATARE, encoded by the coding sequence ATGGACGATCTCGACGGCGAAATTATCGGCATTCTGCGCACCGACGGGCGCATTTCCTTCAGTGCGCTCGGGGCCGCGGTGGGGCTCAGCACGAATGCCGCCGCCGCCAGGGTGCGAAAGCTCGAGGCCTCCGGTGTCATCGTGGGCTACCGGGCCGTTCTCGCCGACGACTCCCCGTTGGGACCGCTCGGGCTGGAGGCGTTCATCGACGTGCGGCTCCGCGCCGACGCCGACTCCGAAACCTTCCTCCTCGCGGCGCTGGCCGAGCCCGAGGTGCGCGATGCCGCGCACGTGACCGGTCCCTATGACTACCTGCTGCACGTCTGGGTCAGCGACACCACCCACCTGAACGAGTTGTTGCACCGCCTGAAAAGCCAGGCCGGAGCCGGCCAGACCCAGACCCGGCTTGCGCTGCGCCCGCCCGCCACCGCGAGGGAGTGA
- a CDS encoding AzlC family ABC transporter permease codes for MPTSLAQSPGARVGLSIAVATGLYGVSFGALSVASGLTVWQTQALSLLLFSGGSQFAFIGVIAGGGTPVAAASAAALLGIRNAVYGMQMNVLLHPRGWRRFAAAHVTIDESLATSTGQSDPVEQKRGFWVAGVGIFVLWNLFTLVGSVAGDALGDPKRWGLDGAAVAAFLALLWPRLRSREAGAIAVACALATVLTVPFVPPGIPILVAAVVAGLIGWFGYRSGPDGEGLEPDIDPYPGEPGRVASS; via the coding sequence GTGCCCACGTCCCTCGCCCAGTCCCCCGGCGCCCGGGTCGGCCTGTCCATCGCCGTGGCGACCGGGTTGTACGGCGTCTCGTTCGGCGCCCTGTCCGTCGCGTCCGGCTTGACCGTCTGGCAGACCCAGGCGCTCAGCCTGCTGCTGTTCTCCGGCGGGTCACAGTTCGCGTTCATCGGGGTCATCGCCGGCGGCGGCACACCGGTGGCCGCCGCGAGCGCGGCGGCTCTCCTGGGCATCCGCAATGCGGTGTACGGGATGCAGATGAACGTGCTGCTGCACCCGCGCGGCTGGCGGCGGTTCGCCGCCGCCCACGTGACCATCGACGAGTCGTTGGCCACCAGCACCGGCCAGAGCGACCCCGTCGAGCAGAAACGCGGCTTCTGGGTCGCCGGGGTGGGCATCTTCGTGCTGTGGAACCTGTTCACCCTGGTCGGGTCGGTGGCCGGCGACGCACTGGGCGACCCGAAGCGGTGGGGCCTGGACGGCGCCGCCGTGGCCGCGTTCCTGGCGCTGCTCTGGCCTCGGCTGCGGTCGCGGGAGGCCGGCGCGATCGCCGTGGCCTGCGCGCTCGCCACCGTGCTCACCGTGCCGTTCGTGCCGCCCGGCATCCCGATCCTCGTTGCCGCGGTCGTCGCGGGCCTGATCGGCTGGTTCGGTTATCGCAGCGGGCCAGATGGCGAGGGCCTGGAGCCTGACATCGATCCGTACCCGGGCGAGCCCGGTCGAGTGGCAAGCTCGTGA
- a CDS encoding AzlD domain-containing protein, whose amino-acid sequence MTLWGWILVACAVGFLTKLLGYLVPKKWLTNPRVARVAGTLTIGLLASLTIANTMASGQTLAVDARLGALVAAAVALWLKAPFLVVVIVGAAAAAGLRLLGLP is encoded by the coding sequence GTGACCCTGTGGGGATGGATCCTCGTGGCCTGTGCCGTGGGTTTCCTCACCAAGCTGCTCGGCTACCTGGTGCCCAAGAAGTGGCTCACGAACCCCCGGGTGGCCCGCGTGGCCGGCACCCTGACCATCGGCCTGCTGGCCTCGCTCACGATCGCGAACACCATGGCGTCCGGTCAAACGCTCGCCGTCGACGCCAGGCTCGGCGCCCTCGTGGCGGCCGCAGTCGCGCTGTGGTTGAAGGCGCCGTTCCTCGTCGTCGTCATCGTGGGCGCGGCCGCGGCCGCCGGCCTGCGGCTGCTCGGCCTGCCGTAG
- a CDS encoding RNA polymerase sigma factor, whose amino-acid sequence MFTPTINLDNATEAIDTLAPEHRQAIYLAYYAGFNNDQVADLLGVTTAVADSRLSEGLTHLREALRVAA is encoded by the coding sequence ATGTTCACTCCCACCATCAACCTCGACAACGCCACGGAAGCCATCGACACCCTGGCTCCCGAACACCGCCAGGCGATCTACCTCGCCTACTACGCGGGCTTCAACAATGACCAGGTCGCCGATCTCCTCGGCGTCACCACAGCCGTCGCCGACAGTCGCCTCAGCGAGGGCCTCACACACCTGCGCGAAGCCCTCCGCGTCGCCGCCTGA
- a CDS encoding SRPBCC domain-containing protein yields the protein MSDYARIKGHTVTRTVHIEAPRARVWEALTDPEVMVKWFGDAVGFAALKPGATGSIDWDGYGSFPIEITEVVPDGSFGFRWSGIPAEELDEYSTHVRFTIADAGTGTDVTVIESGFDTLPGGTRYRRERLEQNREGWDVELDELVMLLEGVAQ from the coding sequence GTGTCTGATTACGCAAGAATCAAGGGCCACACCGTGACCCGCACCGTGCACATCGAGGCCCCGCGCGCGCGCGTCTGGGAGGCGTTGACCGACCCCGAGGTGATGGTCAAGTGGTTCGGAGACGCTGTGGGGTTCGCCGCGCTCAAGCCCGGTGCGACGGGCAGCATCGACTGGGACGGCTACGGCAGCTTCCCGATCGAAATCACCGAGGTGGTGCCCGACGGATCATTCGGCTTCCGTTGGTCGGGAATCCCCGCCGAAGAGCTCGACGAGTACTCGACGCACGTGCGCTTCACCATCGCAGATGCTGGTACCGGGACGGATGTCACGGTGATCGAATCGGGCTTCGACACACTCCCCGGCGGCACCCGCTACCGCCGCGAACGCCTTGAGCAGAACCGAGAGGGCTGGGACGTCGAACTCGACGAGCTCGTGATGCTACTCGAGGGCGTCGCCCAGTAG
- a CDS encoding GNAT family N-acetyltransferase: MTDGPLELPTLHGQRLILREWRDSDAPTVQEASRDSLIPILTTVPSTDGESEALAFIARQRDRLATRAGYVFAIADASDVAVGHIGLYFSAGAGVRASVGYWITPSQRRQGYAAEALGTLTAWAVNLAELDRVELYVEPWNSGSWRTAESAGYQREGLLRAWERIDGKPCDMFMYARLTTTALAREAE; this comes from the coding sequence ATGACTGACGGCCCTCTTGAACTGCCGACCCTTCACGGCCAGCGATTGATCTTGCGTGAATGGCGTGACTCGGACGCCCCGACAGTTCAAGAAGCGTCCCGGGACTCCCTGATACCCATCCTTACGACTGTCCCGTCAACGGACGGTGAATCCGAGGCTCTGGCTTTCATCGCCCGCCAACGAGATCGTCTAGCGACGCGCGCGGGTTATGTCTTTGCGATCGCTGACGCTTCCGACGTCGCGGTCGGGCACATCGGACTGTACTTCTCAGCTGGCGCGGGCGTGCGAGCCAGTGTCGGATACTGGATCACGCCCTCCCAACGCCGTCAGGGGTATGCCGCCGAGGCGCTCGGCACACTCACGGCCTGGGCGGTGAACCTCGCCGAACTTGATCGGGTCGAGCTGTACGTCGAGCCATGGAACAGCGGCTCCTGGCGAACTGCTGAGAGTGCGGGCTACCAACGCGAGGGCCTGCTCCGCGCTTGGGAGCGGATCGATGGCAAACCGTGCGACATGTTCATGTACGCGCGGCTTACGACCACTGCGCTCGCACGCGAAGCAGAATAG
- a CDS encoding DUF6326 family protein: protein MSRTSTIRTNTPSRLDNPPIPVQAKLAAAWTSLMFLVIYIDYFHLYQPGEIDEIRGGVIFEFDISGTLMSIFFVVIAIPALMVVLSMALPARVNRATNLVIASLYIPVMVFNAAGASWDWAFYYGLTIGVEVLILAFILRSAGTWPRTPAIPTDPATIT from the coding sequence ATGTCCAGAACTAGCACAATCCGAACGAACACCCCGAGCCGGCTCGACAACCCGCCCATCCCCGTGCAGGCCAAGCTCGCGGCAGCCTGGACGAGCCTGATGTTCCTCGTCATCTACATCGACTACTTCCACCTCTACCAGCCCGGCGAAATCGACGAAATCCGGGGTGGCGTCATTTTCGAGTTCGACATCAGCGGGACCTTGATGTCCATTTTCTTCGTGGTCATCGCGATCCCGGCCCTGATGGTGGTGCTCTCCATGGCGCTGCCCGCCCGGGTGAACCGTGCCACGAACCTCGTTATTGCATCGCTGTACATCCCCGTCATGGTGTTCAACGCGGCAGGGGCGTCCTGGGACTGGGCCTTCTACTACGGCCTCACCATCGGCGTCGAGGTGCTGATCCTGGCCTTCATCCTGCGCTCCGCCGGGACCTGGCCTCGAACCCCCGCCATCCCAACCGATCCGGCGACGATCACCTGA